The region GTCTCTGCTTCTGGGCCTGGTTCACCTGGATGTGTGAAACGAAGAGGTTGTCGACATCCAAGCCTTTAACCTATAAGCAACAACAGTCCATTAGTTAGCTCAAATAAATGAATGTCaaccttaaaatataaatataaaggaCTAGCAACAGGTTCATACATCGGCATTACTCTCAGCATTCTTTAGCAGATCCAAAATAAACCTGGCTGATTTGGCAGGCCACCTGCCCTGCCCATTTGAATGGCGAGACTTTGCTTGTGCAGTACGTCCCACGCCTCCACAGTACCTTCGGAAGGGAATTGCCTGCTTGTGGGCAATAACATCCTCAAGGTACCTCTTAGCCTTGACCAAAGGCAGCTTGCGAAGTGCAAAGGCTGTCTCCCTTGTGTTCTGCAAACCATTATCAGGGTATTAGACATTAGGCTAGAGAAAGGATAATAAGAACCAACCAACGAACAATTGCATACACATCAGGGTCTAAGTATATACAACTCCACTGAATTCAGTTTGCCATGCACACAAAGAATAGCTCCGAAATGATTTCATATTAGCAGCAGCATATAGAGTGAGTTATGGGCGGTGTGACAAGAAAGCAAAATGTTATACAATAATGGTACATGAAATTTCAATGTACGTGGAAGATCAAAACACAAGTCAAATGAGTAATGTAACAGCATATAATAGATGTAAATCCAAGCTTAATCAGATAAAGAAAATCCTGTGAAACATTTGACGCGTtcttaaaattatatgtaacaATCAGGCTAAGATAAATTCCTCTGGATTGTGCAGTGCACACCAAAGCAACATCAAGAGTTGAATAGCATAATGCAAGTAATGTCCTCAAAAAAAATCGTGAAGCTCACATTATCACTATTATCACTTTCTGCAAATCAAACTTAGCAGATAGACGATATAGGTTCTCGCCAAACATAGACACTTATGATCTGCTAGGCCAAAATCATAGCCAAGGAATAAGGATGATGTCGCATTGCCTCTGAACCATTTGCCATTGCAATACAACAGTTCGTCAGAAGACAGTGCATTCATGTCCCTAAAGTAACGTGGGAACTGTTCgtgtgaaaaaaaacagaacagaACCTTTTACTCTTTAGGTTATCAGACTCTAATACTATCTACAGAACAATTCTCCAATCCCTACACAATATACAGAATGATTCTCC is a window of Oryza brachyantha chromosome 8, ObraRS2, whole genome shotgun sequence DNA encoding:
- the LOC102714311 gene encoding 60S ribosomal protein L17-like, producing the protein MGKYSREPSNPTKSAKAMGRDLRVHFKNTRETAFALRKLPLVKAKRYLEDVIAHKQAIPFRRYCGGVGRTAQAKSRHSNGQGRWPAKSARFILDLLKNAESNADVKGLDVDNLFVSHIQVNQAQKQRRRTYRAHGRINPYMSSPCHVELILSEKEEAVKKEPESSIAPRRQ